ATTCCTTATATACACGCATAAGGGCATCTAATATTGCACTTAAGAATCTGGCAGAACCTCAATTTGAGAATGCTAACAATTTAGTGGAACGGTTAAAAGGCGAGTCACATTTCCTCAGAGCTTATTATTATCAGCAATTGCTACGCTTTTATGGAGGAGTACCACTGATTGATAGGCCGTACGAGTTAGGAGAAGAAGATTATACAGCGCCACGTAGTAGCTATGAAGATTGTGTTAACTTTATCGTAGCAGATTGTGATACTGCCATAAGCCTGTTGAATGGATTGGGCGCTAGCGGTGGTAGGGCTGGTGATGTGGCCGCCATGGCCTTGAAAGCCCGTGTGCTGCTGTATGCAGCTAGTGACCTGCATGATGTTCCAACAGCATCTTCTAACTCGTCAACTATTGGTGGTTATAGCAACCAGGAATTGCTCGGTTATGTAAGTGGGAATAGAGCCGAACGTTGGCAGAAAGCAAAAGATGCTGCTTTAGCGGTAGTCAACCAAATGGCACATGCCTATAAAATGGACTTAACGGAGCCGGTAACTCCTGAGGAGGGCACCGATAACTATGTTATTTTATCAACAGGGGGAGGCAGCCGGGCAATATCGGCAGAAGGAGCAATTGACTTGTTGTTGGCTCGTCAGTTTGTCGACTTAAAAGATGAAGGAGGGAACTATGTTGGGCGTAATAACGGACCGAATGGCTATCACAATTGGGCCGGTAATACCCCTATACAAAACTTGGTCGACGATTATGAAATGATCGATGGAACTAGATTTAGCTGGGATAATCCAACGCATAGTTCTGCACCTTATCAGAATCGGGATCCTAGATTTTACGCTACCGTGCTGCATGATGGTGCCGATTGGAAGCCCCGTACGGCAGATGTGGCTGGGCGCGATCCTTTCGATCAGATTCAGACTGGCCAATATCAGGTGACTACCGCTTCGGGAGGAACCACAACGCAATATGGATTGGATACCAGAAATAGTCCGATCGAAGATTGGAATGGTTCTTATACAGGTTATTACTTCCGTAAATTTACTGATCCCGATCCTGCAGTTGTTGATCAAAACACCCGGCAATATATTCCTTGGCCCGTTTTGCGATATACCGAAGCGGTATTGAATTATGTGGAAGCCTGTATCGAATTAGGTCAGGATGGCGAAGCGAGAAACTGGTTGAATAAAATTCGATTCAGAGCCGGTATGCCTGCTGTTACCGAATCGGGCGACGCCCTTAGACAACGCTACAGAAACGAGCGAAGGGTAGAATTGGCCTATGAGGAGCATCGCTTTTTTGATGCCCGGAGATGGATGATCGCCCCTACAACCTTGGGCCGCAAAATAGGATTAATTCGTATTTTCGGTACCTTACGGGAAGGTGTTCAGGTCAGAACCTATCAATATAATCCTGAAAATTACAATTATACTTATACCCCTGCGGAACTCGATCCGGGAATTGAAAATAGGCAATGGTTAGATAAGATGTACTTCATGTGTATCCATAGGGATGAGATTAATAGAAATGGACAGCTGGCGCAAAATCCAGGCTACGATTAAGCCGCTTTAACATTCAGCCACATTGTCTGATAGGGCATTCTTTACCAAATAATGTGGCTGTTGCAGTAGCCCTAATCGAGTACTTATCGAAAGCTCGGTTAGGGCTACTGGTTTTTTATATCATCCATAAGTGCGACTGTTGACAGAATAACTAATGCAATGCATAACCACCTTCTTTATGATGGTGTTTGTAAAGTATATACGGATGATAGGTGAAGCATAGGCGGATGAAGGGGATACTATGAGCAGACTCGAACATACTTGAACAGCGTTTAAGGATTTTATTTGGAAAAGTCCGGAAAAGTCCGGAGTTCCGTAGAGCAGTAACATAACAGTCTTACAAAAGAAGTACTTATGGGATAAAAAACGAAACCTTTGTTGCGGTAGGTCATGGCTTAATTACGCCTGATGACCTGGTGATCACTTTCGAAAATGAGGTGAAAGCCGATCAGTTGTACATCACGATAAACAATGAAGATAATCGTCCGCTACAGCTAACCAAAGTGGGTGCTTGGCAGAGGAAAAAGGAACTGGTGACTTATCTGGAAGCAGGGAAAAGTTACCAATTATTTTTGGGAAAACAAGATGCTGCAGCGCCTTATTACGACCTTAGCTCTGTGGAAGAACGTATAAAAGAAAATATACCCGCTATAACTCTAAAGCCATTTCAACAGACTGATCAACCCGATCAGTCTGAACGGGCACACCTGTTTAAGTCCGTATACTGGTTCTGGATAGCATTGATACTCGTCATTGTACTTTTATTATTAATGTCTAATGGATTATTGAAGGTGATGAAAAGAAAGAAATAAGAAAATTCAACGTAATGTCATCATTAATACAGCTTCCCAAACTTTTCTTTTCATTCTTTAGTTTTACCTAAGAAAATTTAATTGGCAACAAATGGAATATAGAAGAATGGGCCGCACAGGCTTACAGTTAAGTATTTTGTCTTTTGGTTCATGGGTAACCTTTGCCCGGCAGGTAGACGATGGGCTCAGTGATCGCTTAATGGGGGTCGCTTACGATGCTGGGATTAATTTTTTTGACAATGCAGAAGTATATTCCCGTGGCGAATCAGAAAAGATGATGGGACGTGTACTGAAAGCTAAAAATTGGGAACGCAGCTCTTACGTGGTTTCCAGTAAAGTATTCTTTGGATGGAAAGGACCAGATAAAAAAACCAATCAGCATGGATTAAGCCGTAAACACATCACCGAAGCCTGCCACGAGGCTTTACAGCGTTTGCAGGTGGAGTACTTGGATCTTTACTATTGTCATCGCCCCGATAAAAACGTACCCATCGAAGAGGTGGTGCGCACCATGAACACACTGATTCAACAAGGTAAAATTCTCTATTGGGGAACCAGCGAATGGAGTGCTGCAGAAATTGTGGAAGCGCATGCGGTGGCTGCAAAGTTGAATCTGGAGCCGCCCGCTGTAGAACAGCCTGAATATAACCTGTTCCATCGACAGAAAGTAGAAGTCGATTACCTGCCTATTTTCCGTAACCTCGGTATGGGTACAACCATTTGGAGTCCGCTGGCATCTGGCTTATTGACCGGGAAATATAACGATGGTATTCCGGAAGGATCACGATTGGCACTGGAAGGATATGAATGGTTGAAAGACAAATCTTATACTGCAAAAAAGCTGACCTCCATCAGAAATTTAGGACGGTTGGCCAATGATCTCGATACTAGTTTGGCAAGCTTATCCATCGCATGGACGATTGCCAATCCCAACGTCTCCACCGCCATTTTAGGAGCTACTAAAGAAAACCAATTGGAAGAAAACCTAAAGGCATTGGAGGTATTACCTAAATTGACACCTGGGAAAATGGCGAAGATTGATGAAATTATGGGAACTAGGCCATTGTTGCCTGAATATTAAACGTGCTAATGGGGTTACCAGTTGTTGCCAGACGTATTACGTCTGACAATAACTAGTCTGCTACCGTTTGTCCCCGGCAGCCTTAAACTCGGATCCTTCTTTCCATTTCGGGAAAGTGCTTTCCATGCTTAAAGTGTAACCTACGTCAAATAACAAGTGCAGGTCGGCTATAATACCATCGAGCTTCCAGGTGTCATCGTATTCATCGCCCGGCTGATGGTATCGACTTTTATTATATTCGGCTTTTTGTGTTTGCCCGAAGTCGGCTCCCTGACCAATCACGTCGTCGCCTGTAGCCGGATATAAAGCAGGTACACCTACCTTCGCAAAATTGAAATGGTCTGACCGATAGAACCAGCCATTGGTGAGATCGGCCGGAGGGGCGGTTATTCTATCTTGCTTTTTAGCCGCTCTTTCAGCATAGTCGTCCATCTCCGATTGCCCCTGGCCCACAATGGTGATGTCGTTGGTTTTGGCCATAGGCGCCATGGCATCCATGTTAATATTAGCAACGGTTTTGGCTAATGGATAGATCGGATGTGTAGCATAATATTCAGAACCTAATAGGCCCTCTTCTTCTCCTGTTAGCGCAATGAACAAGATCGACCGTTCAGGGGCGGCAGAGGCGGCTTTAAATCCTTTCGCTATTTCTAACAATCCCGCAACACCGGTGGCATTGTCTACCGCACCATTATAAATGGAATCGCCAGCTATAGCCTCACCTATGCCCAAATGATCCCAATGTGCTGAATAGATAATATATTCGTCCGGGCGCTCAGTCCCTTCTATTTTTGCAACTACATTGTTGGATACCGATTTCTTCGTTTCCTGTTTAATGCTAAGACCAGTTTTAACTCCTAGGTCTACCGCCTTAAATCCGGGCTTCTTCGCTTGCTCCAATGCCTGATCAGCTATTCCTGCAAAGGCAAAAAGTTGCTTTGCAGCATCCGCGCTTAACCAACCTTCAAATGCAGCTCGCGAAGCACCGTTGTCTTCCGTCTGTAAATTGAGTTGTGGCCCGCTCCAACCACTTCTCACCACATGCCATCCGTAGCTGGCAGCGCCTGTATCGTGAATGATTAATGCCCCTGTAGCTCCCTGCCGTGCCGCCTCTTCAAACTTATAGGTCCATCGGCCATAATAAGTCATATTTTTGCCCTTGAAGAGGTTTTCGTCATAATAACCCGGATCGTTTACCATGACCACCACTGTCTTACCTTTTACATCCAGCCCTTCGTAGTCGTTCCAGTTGAATTCAGGGGCTACAATGCCAAATCCAGCAAAAACAACTTCCGACGCTTTCACGTCAATGGAAGGCTGCACCCGTCGGCTTCCTAAAACCACTTCGTCAAGGAGCTTAAAGTCAAGTGTCCCTTTTGGTCCTGTGAATGAAAATACAGAAGGAGGTGCAGAGGTTATCTCTACCATAGGGACTTCTTGAAAAAAGCTATCGCCATTACCGGGAGATAAGCCGACCTCCGTGAAAGCTCGCTGTAAATAGCGAAGTGTTTTTTCTTCACCCTGGGTAAAAGGTTTTCTACCTTCTAAACTATCATGTGATAGTTCTCTAACATATTTTTCGAAACCAGCTTCGGTAATGCTTTGTAAAGCAAGGGAGTCTGTTGCCGCTGTATTTTGTTGCTCACTGCTACAGGCAAAAAACACCGGTAGGGCAAAAGATAATAAGTAGTATAAGGTTCGCTTCATAATAAAAAAATATGCCTAAATTTATAGGAATATATGCTATGAAACAAATAATGTATTGTTAAAGGCTATTTAGAATACCAAATTGTTTAGTATTTTTACAGCCATCTCCATACGCAACATAAGGTAATTACTAAAAGATGAGCGAAGAATTAAACAATAACGAGCTTTCCGGCGATCAGCAAGATGAAGATTTAAGCCATAATCAGAGTACGCCTTTATCCGGACTGTACGAAAATTGGTTTTTAGACTACGCATCGTATGTCATATTGGATAGAGCAGTACCGCATATTAATGATGGTTTAAAACCCGTTCAACGACGTATTCTCCATTCATTGAAAGAGATGGACGACGGACGCTTTAACAAAGCCGCAAATGTCATAGGTAACACCATGAAATATCATCCACACGGAGATGCTTCCATCGGAGATGCCATGGTACAGATCGGACAGAAAAATTTATTGATAGATTGCCAAGGAAACTGGGGAGACCCAATTACGGGCGATGCAGCTGCGGCTCCACGGTATATCGAAGGACGCTTGAGCAAGTTTGCCAATGATGTAGTCTTTAACCCTGATACCACCGAATGGCAGTTAAGCTACGATGGACGGAACAAAGAGCCCGTCACCTTTCCCATAAAGTTTCCGTTGCTCTTGGCCCAGGGTGCCGAAGGCATAGCCGTAGGCCTGGCCACCAAGATCATGCCGCATAATTTTATTGAACTGATTGATGGTTCCATTGAAGTGTTACGAGGTGGACGGCCCAGCTTATTGCCAGACTTCCCTACAGGAGGTTTAGCCGATGTCTCCGCGTATAATGAAGGTATGCGTGGCGGAAAAGTGAAAGTGAGAGCTCGGATAGAAGAACGTGATAAGAAAACATTGGCTATTACGGAGATACCTTACGGTACCACTACCGGAGGCCTTATTGATAGCGTGATATCTGCGAATGATAAGGGTAAAATAAAAATTAAAAAAATAGAAGATAACACGGCGGCAGCTGTAGAAGTTATTGTTCACCTCGCTCCGGGAATTTCCCCTGACGTAACCATTGATGCTTTATACGCCTTTACAGATTGTGAGGTCTCCATCTCTCCAAATACCTGTGTAATCCGTAAAGAAAAGCCTTATTTTATGAGTGTAAACGATATACTTATCGAGAACACAAAGAATACAAGGGCTTTGTTAAAGCTAGAGCTCGAAATTCGCCTGAATGAACTGCAGGAAAAGATATTCTTTAGCTCATTGCTGAAAATATTTATTCAGGAAGGTATGTATAAGCATCCTGATTATGAAAATTCAGGGAATTTCGAGGTGGTCGTAGACGTATTAAATCGTTTATTTACACCGTTTTTCGATCAGTTCTATCGGGAGATCCTTCCGGAGGATTATAAGAAGCTTATCGACAAACCAATGAGCAGTATCACACGCTTTGATGTGAAGAAGGCAGATGAGCAGATGAAATCACTGGAAAACGAGATCAAGGAGGTAAAACATCACTTGAGGCATCTTACAGACTATGCAATCGCCTGGTACGAGAGACTAAAGGAAAAATATGCTAAAGGCCGCGAGCGTAGAACAGAATTAAGGGTCTTTGAGAAAGTGGAGGCGTCACAAGTTGCCCTCGCAAACGTCAAGTTATACGTAAACCGTGCGGACGGCTTTATCGGTACCGGCTTGAAAAAGGATGAGTATATAGGTGACTGTTCAGATATTGATGACATCATCACCTTCCTTGAGAATGGTACGTGCCTCGTTACCAAAGTGCAGGACAAGGTATTTGTTGGAAAAGATATTATCCATGTCGGCGTCTTTAAAAAAGGAGACGAACGTACCGTGTACAATATGGTTTACCGAGATGCCAAAACAGGTGTTTCTTACGTAAAACGCTTTGCTATTTTAGGGGTAACGCGAGATAAGGTATATGATCTTACAAAAGGTAGCAAAGGGTCAAAAGTGTTGTATTTCACTGCTAATCCAAATGGAGAAGCAGAGGTTGTTCATGTGCAGCTCAAATCGCACTCCAAGCTACGTAAGCTACAATTTGATCTTGATTTTGCCGATATAGCGATCAAGGGTAGAGGTTCACAGGGCAACATTGTTAGTAAATATCCTATCAAGAAAATAACGTTTAAGGCTAAAGGGGTGTCTACATTGGCAGGCCGTAAAATATGGTTCGATGATGTATTGAAGCGCTTAAATGTAGATGGTAGGGGAACCTACCTTGGAGAATTCGATGGAGACGATCGCATATTAGTTGTCATGCCAGACGGTACCTATAGCTTGAGCAGCTTTGAGCTCACCAACCATTTCGATCCAAAAATGATCCGGATCGAAAAATATAAACCAGGGCACGTGTATACGGCTGTACATATCGACGGAAAATCAGGCAATTATTTAGTGAAGCGTTTCGCTTTCGAGAATACACCGATAGGTAAAAGCACTTCTATCATCAATGATGAAGTGGGCTCAAAACTTGTTCTTCTCACAAATGCCGGTACCCCGGTTGTAGAGCTGAAAATTTTAAAAGGTAAAAGTAGAATACAAGAAAGTTTTGAACAAGCGCTCGAAGAAATTGTTGATATTAAAGGAATGAAGGCACAGGGCAATCGACTGAGCCAACACGAGATAAAAAAGATTA
This Olivibacter sp. SDN3 DNA region includes the following protein-coding sequences:
- a CDS encoding DNA gyrase/topoisomerase IV subunit A; translated protein: MSEELNNNELSGDQQDEDLSHNQSTPLSGLYENWFLDYASYVILDRAVPHINDGLKPVQRRILHSLKEMDDGRFNKAANVIGNTMKYHPHGDASIGDAMVQIGQKNLLIDCQGNWGDPITGDAAAAPRYIEGRLSKFANDVVFNPDTTEWQLSYDGRNKEPVTFPIKFPLLLAQGAEGIAVGLATKIMPHNFIELIDGSIEVLRGGRPSLLPDFPTGGLADVSAYNEGMRGGKVKVRARIEERDKKTLAITEIPYGTTTGGLIDSVISANDKGKIKIKKIEDNTAAAVEVIVHLAPGISPDVTIDALYAFTDCEVSISPNTCVIRKEKPYFMSVNDILIENTKNTRALLKLELEIRLNELQEKIFFSSLLKIFIQEGMYKHPDYENSGNFEVVVDVLNRLFTPFFDQFYREILPEDYKKLIDKPMSSITRFDVKKADEQMKSLENEIKEVKHHLRHLTDYAIAWYERLKEKYAKGRERRTELRVFEKVEASQVALANVKLYVNRADGFIGTGLKKDEYIGDCSDIDDIITFLENGTCLVTKVQDKVFVGKDIIHVGVFKKGDERTVYNMVYRDAKTGVSYVKRFAILGVTRDKVYDLTKGSKGSKVLYFTANPNGEAEVVHVQLKSHSKLRKLQFDLDFADIAIKGRGSQGNIVSKYPIKKITFKAKGVSTLAGRKIWFDDVLKRLNVDGRGTYLGEFDGDDRILVVMPDGTYSLSSFELTNHFDPKMIRIEKYKPGHVYTAVHIDGKSGNYLVKRFAFENTPIGKSTSIINDEVGSKLVLLTNAGTPVVELKILKGKSRIQESFEQALEEIVDIKGMKAQGNRLSQHEIKKIKLLSAEEDLSKEIAKEEKTEEVSEVLDSQSDAGVKEKAGDGDQGSSELDQSKAPNKVDFEITNPDDIDMEDNGQQSLF
- a CDS encoding M28 family metallopeptidase, with translation MKRTLYYLLSFALPVFFACSSEQQNTAATDSLALQSITEAGFEKYVRELSHDSLEGRKPFTQGEEKTLRYLQRAFTEVGLSPGNGDSFFQEVPMVEITSAPPSVFSFTGPKGTLDFKLLDEVVLGSRRVQPSIDVKASEVVFAGFGIVAPEFNWNDYEGLDVKGKTVVVMVNDPGYYDENLFKGKNMTYYGRWTYKFEEAARQGATGALIIHDTGAASYGWHVVRSGWSGPQLNLQTEDNGASRAAFEGWLSADAAKQLFAFAGIADQALEQAKKPGFKAVDLGVKTGLSIKQETKKSVSNNVVAKIEGTERPDEYIIYSAHWDHLGIGEAIAGDSIYNGAVDNATGVAGLLEIAKGFKAASAAPERSILFIALTGEEEGLLGSEYYATHPIYPLAKTVANINMDAMAPMAKTNDITIVGQGQSEMDDYAERAAKKQDRITAPPADLTNGWFYRSDHFNFAKVGVPALYPATGDDVIGQGADFGQTQKAEYNKSRYHQPGDEYDDTWKLDGIIADLHLLFDVGYTLSMESTFPKWKEGSEFKAAGDKR
- a CDS encoding aldo/keto reductase → MEYRRMGRTGLQLSILSFGSWVTFARQVDDGLSDRLMGVAYDAGINFFDNAEVYSRGESEKMMGRVLKAKNWERSSYVVSSKVFFGWKGPDKKTNQHGLSRKHITEACHEALQRLQVEYLDLYYCHRPDKNVPIEEVVRTMNTLIQQGKILYWGTSEWSAAEIVEAHAVAAKLNLEPPAVEQPEYNLFHRQKVEVDYLPIFRNLGMGTTIWSPLASGLLTGKYNDGIPEGSRLALEGYEWLKDKSYTAKKLTSIRNLGRLANDLDTSLASLSIAWTIANPNVSTAILGATKENQLEENLKALEVLPKLTPGKMAKIDEIMGTRPLLPEY
- a CDS encoding RagB/SusD family nutrient uptake outer membrane protein, whose product is MRKVINISSKLFFALIIMFSACKTDFLDTEPMTEVPQEVVWGDAGLAEAFVLEIYNGLGQGGLDEQMQASLTDESMFTHPGRGINTITESRTNPADQGWVNRTYLWDSLYTRIRASNIALKNLAEPQFENANNLVERLKGESHFLRAYYYQQLLRFYGGVPLIDRPYELGEEDYTAPRSSYEDCVNFIVADCDTAISLLNGLGASGGRAGDVAAMALKARVLLYAASDLHDVPTASSNSSTIGGYSNQELLGYVSGNRAERWQKAKDAALAVVNQMAHAYKMDLTEPVTPEEGTDNYVILSTGGGSRAISAEGAIDLLLARQFVDLKDEGGNYVGRNNGPNGYHNWAGNTPIQNLVDDYEMIDGTRFSWDNPTHSSAPYQNRDPRFYATVLHDGADWKPRTADVAGRDPFDQIQTGQYQVTTASGGTTTQYGLDTRNSPIEDWNGSYTGYYFRKFTDPDPAVVDQNTRQYIPWPVLRYTEAVLNYVEACIELGQDGEARNWLNKIRFRAGMPAVTESGDALRQRYRNERRVELAYEEHRFFDARRWMIAPTTLGRKIGLIRIFGTLREGVQVRTYQYNPENYNYTYTPAELDPGIENRQWLDKMYFMCIHRDEINRNGQLAQNPGYD